One Leifsonia shinshuensis DNA window includes the following coding sequences:
- a CDS encoding FHA domain-containing protein, translated as MFEVQQATAGEWAVVAAAGRALLVAQAGREPLLRYLTAVRTGFAETLDALIADGLSRTPAFGLLDTSGEAVLLAVRGLPATVTDDGGPRELRAAVSSWLETQVEAASAVTLGEPGGATLPVAEGIVRGTALVWTASGDAAAPPRDGGEPAKLSRITEPVVLEDGALEPVALEPGTLEPVAPEPAPVDQPTRVPESTIAEPPEREPSGYDHLFGATMMRGIEEAAVRAEQAQEPARIDLPGFITDSFPSAAAVGDHDGLTVLSGDLPARTPVEAAAEPPAEPAEPPAAAGYRLILPDGRSEPLAGAVIVGRAPSASAFRTLRGARPLTLTGVEEDISRSHVAVAVEGDTVVVTDLHSRNGTLIVLPGKSPQKLRAGEPTTVVAGTVVDLGSGATLTVEAGR; from the coding sequence GTGTTCGAGGTGCAGCAGGCGACGGCAGGGGAGTGGGCGGTCGTCGCGGCGGCCGGGCGGGCGCTCCTCGTCGCGCAGGCCGGCCGCGAGCCGCTGCTGCGCTACCTGACCGCGGTGCGGACCGGCTTCGCCGAGACCTTGGACGCGCTGATCGCGGACGGCCTGAGCCGGACCCCGGCGTTCGGGCTCCTCGACACGAGCGGGGAGGCCGTGCTGCTCGCGGTCCGCGGGCTGCCGGCGACGGTGACGGACGACGGCGGCCCCCGCGAACTGCGCGCGGCGGTGTCGTCCTGGCTGGAGACGCAGGTGGAGGCCGCGTCGGCGGTGACCCTGGGGGAGCCGGGCGGCGCGACGCTGCCGGTGGCCGAGGGCATCGTGCGCGGCACGGCGCTGGTGTGGACGGCGTCGGGGGACGCTGCGGCGCCGCCACGGGACGGTGGGGAGCCGGCGAAGCTGTCGCGGATCACCGAGCCGGTGGTGCTGGAGGACGGGGCGCTGGAGCCGGTGGCCCTGGAGCCGGGGACGCTGGAGCCGGTGGCTCCGGAGCCCGCACCCGTCGACCAGCCCACCCGCGTCCCCGAGTCCACCATCGCAGAGCCCCCCGAGCGTGAACCCTCCGGTTACGACCACCTCTTCGGCGCGACGATGATGCGCGGAATCGAGGAGGCCGCCGTCCGGGCCGAGCAGGCGCAGGAGCCCGCCCGGATCGACCTCCCCGGCTTCATCACCGACTCCTTCCCGTCCGCCGCGGCGGTCGGCGACCACGACGGCCTGACCGTGCTGAGCGGCGACCTCCCCGCGCGCACCCCGGTCGAAGCAGCAGCGGAGCCACCCGCCGAACCGGCCGAGCCCCCTGCTGCCGCAGGCTACCGGCTGATCCTCCCGGACGGCCGCAGCGAGCCGCTGGCCGGCGCCGTGATCGTCGGCCGCGCTCCGAGCGCCTCCGCCTTCCGGACGCTGCGCGGCGCCCGCCCGCTGACCCTGACCGGCGTCGAGGAGGACATCTCGCGCTCGCACGTCGCGGTCGCCGTCGAGGGCGACACCGTCGTCGTCACCGACCTCCACTCGCGCAACGGCACCCTGATCGTCCTGCCGGGCAAGTCCCCGCAGAAGCTGCGCGCCGGAGAGCCCACGACCGTGGTCGCCGGCACCGTGGTCGACCTCGGCAGCGGCGCGACGCTCACGGTCGAGGCCGGCCGATGA
- a CDS encoding serine/threonine-protein kinase: MRRMASTPPELAGLHFIRLLGSGGFSDVFLYEQELPKRSVAVKVLLTDSVDEAARARFVTEANVMARLSAHPFIATIFDAGVSGDDRPYLVMEYCSGPSLADRLKRERIPVEDALRTGVRLSSAVATAHDAGILHRDIKPANVLTNAFGWPALTDFGIASALEELPVHTATLSELRRAGSDTATSGSRSVGLSVPWSPPEMFADDPDPDVRSDIFSLAATLHTLLAGRTPFEVPGRSNGTLDLIGRIERGMITPLDRPDLPPSLTAVLRTGMAPRRENRYGSAVEFARALQRVELELGLSPTSIDVPNLHIATDHVGVAEGAGEAGDAGATRARSVATVVAQPVRPKAAPEPDPQAQPAPEAAPTAEPTRIRGIAPVSPVAGVPAPVESTVLRPAPVAVAPEAEPESDRGRQPENAPRRRLLTWIAAGAAAVVVIAVGAAIVSNALTPAAPATNRQGGDDGVVPVTVVPQPTLVSAKRDAAATSATIVWKTAQPKSGDQYSWVREGTTDAPAVTSDTTVTLTGLTPGVPVCVDVTTIRAGRTSQPLKACSS, from the coding sequence ATGAGGAGGATGGCGTCGACGCCTCCCGAGTTGGCCGGGCTGCATTTCATCCGGCTGCTCGGCTCCGGGGGCTTCTCCGACGTCTTCCTCTACGAGCAGGAGCTGCCCAAGCGCAGCGTCGCCGTGAAGGTGCTGCTGACCGACAGCGTGGACGAGGCGGCGCGCGCCCGGTTCGTGACCGAGGCGAACGTGATGGCGCGGCTGTCCGCGCACCCGTTCATCGCGACGATCTTCGACGCGGGGGTCTCCGGCGACGACCGGCCGTACCTGGTGATGGAGTACTGCTCCGGCCCGTCGCTCGCCGACCGGCTCAAGCGCGAGCGCATCCCGGTGGAGGACGCGCTGCGGACCGGCGTGCGGCTCTCGAGCGCCGTCGCGACCGCGCACGACGCCGGCATCCTGCATCGCGACATCAAGCCGGCCAACGTGCTGACGAACGCGTTCGGCTGGCCGGCGCTGACCGACTTCGGCATCGCCTCCGCTCTGGAGGAGCTGCCGGTGCACACGGCGACGCTGTCCGAGCTGCGCCGGGCGGGGTCGGACACGGCCACGAGCGGGAGCCGGTCCGTCGGGCTCAGCGTGCCGTGGTCGCCGCCGGAGATGTTCGCCGACGACCCGGACCCGGATGTCCGCAGCGACATCTTCTCGCTCGCTGCGACGCTCCACACGCTGCTCGCCGGGCGCACGCCGTTCGAGGTGCCCGGCCGCTCCAACGGGACGCTCGACCTGATCGGCCGCATCGAGCGCGGGATGATCACCCCGCTCGACCGGCCCGACCTCCCGCCGTCGCTGACCGCGGTGCTGCGGACGGGGATGGCCCCGCGCCGGGAGAACCGCTACGGCTCGGCGGTCGAGTTCGCCCGCGCGCTGCAGCGGGTGGAGCTGGAGCTCGGTCTCTCGCCGACGAGCATCGACGTGCCCAACCTCCACATCGCGACCGACCACGTCGGTGTGGCGGAAGGCGCGGGGGAGGCCGGCGACGCGGGGGCGACCCGCGCGCGGTCCGTCGCGACCGTCGTGGCGCAGCCGGTGCGGCCGAAGGCGGCGCCGGAGCCCGACCCGCAGGCGCAGCCCGCTCCGGAGGCCGCGCCGACCGCCGAGCCGACCCGCATCCGCGGCATCGCCCCCGTCTCTCCGGTGGCCGGGGTCCCTGCCCCGGTCGAGAGCACGGTCCTGCGCCCCGCTCCCGTCGCCGTCGCCCCGGAGGCCGAGCCCGAGAGTGACCGCGGCCGGCAGCCCGAGAACGCCCCACGCCGCCGCCTCCTCACCTGGATCGCCGCCGGCGCAGCGGCGGTCGTGGTGATCGCCGTGGGCGCCGCGATCGTCTCCAACGCCCTCACGCCCGCCGCCCCGGCCACGAACCGGCAGGGCGGCGACGACGGCGTCGTCCCGGTCACGGTCGTCCCGCAGCCCACGCTGGTCTCCGCCAAGCGCGACGCCGCGGCCACCTCGGCCACCATCGTCTGGAAGACCGCCCAGCCGAAGTCCGGCGACCAGTACTCCTGGGTGCGCGAGGGCACCACCGACGCGCCCGCCGTCACGTCCGACACGACGGTCACCCTCACCGGCCTCACGCCCGGCGTGCCGGTCTGCGTCGACGTCACCACCATCCGCGCCGGCCGCACGTCCCAGCCGCTGAAGGCGTGCTCCTCGTGA
- a CDS encoding PP2C family protein-serine/threonine phosphatase has translation MTSRVEVSARSDTGAVRHVNEDSYLAQDPVFVVADGMGGHARGDVASRTAVESLARTLPAGATPTPEEVITAIDEANAAVRALSDAEETGAAVAGTTLTGVVRVRVPERAAEEWMVVNVGDSRVYGWDGRQLSRLTVDHSAVQELVDAGLISPEQAAVHPERNVITRALGAEDFVDTDSELLPETGRQTFLICSDGLTRELGDETIAELLAGDPDDPAAVLVEAAVAAGGHDNVTVIVVESRPGDDAPAAVDTRDRLAGRELDDTQPRE, from the coding sequence ATGACTTCCCGCGTCGAGGTGAGCGCCCGCAGCGACACCGGAGCGGTCCGGCACGTCAACGAGGACAGCTACCTCGCGCAGGACCCGGTCTTCGTGGTCGCGGACGGGATGGGCGGTCACGCACGCGGCGACGTGGCGAGCCGGACGGCGGTTGAGAGCCTCGCCCGCACCCTCCCCGCCGGGGCCACCCCGACGCCGGAGGAGGTCATCACCGCGATCGACGAGGCGAACGCCGCGGTGCGGGCGCTGTCCGACGCCGAGGAGACCGGCGCCGCCGTCGCGGGCACCACGCTCACCGGCGTCGTGCGGGTGCGCGTGCCCGAGCGCGCCGCGGAGGAGTGGATGGTCGTCAACGTCGGCGACTCCCGCGTCTACGGGTGGGACGGACGGCAGCTCAGCCGCCTGACCGTCGACCACTCGGCGGTCCAGGAACTCGTCGACGCCGGGCTCATCAGCCCCGAGCAGGCTGCCGTGCACCCGGAGCGCAACGTGATCACGCGGGCGCTCGGCGCAGAGGACTTCGTGGACACGGACAGCGAGCTGCTGCCGGAGACCGGGCGCCAGACCTTCCTGATCTGCTCGGACGGGCTGACCAGGGAGCTCGGCGACGAGACGATCGCGGAACTGCTCGCCGGCGACCCCGACGATCCGGCCGCCGTGCTGGTGGAGGCCGCGGTCGCGGCGGGTGGCCACGACAATGTCACGGTGATCGTGGTTGAATCGAGGCCGGGGGATGACGCTCCGGCCGCTGTCGACACCCGCGACAGGCTCGCCGGCCGGGAGCTCGACGACACGCAGCCGAGGGAGTAA
- a CDS encoding TerC family protein: MELALPLWFEVGSFVVLLLVLAFDLLIVYKRPHIPSPKESALWVAFYVGLALVFALLMLLIGDAEHAGQFLAGWLTEYSLSIDNLFVFVIIMGRFAVPRKYQQEVLMVGIILALVFRGVFILLGAGLIASFSAIFYLFGAFLLWTAFNQAFGKHDDEGAQDSWFIRFARRRLQVSDQYEGNKLRTTVNGRRMFTPLIIVFLALGTTDLLFALDSIPAIFGITQSAFIVFTANVFALMGLRQLYFLLGHLLEKLVYLKYGIAFILAFIGVKLVFHAMHENTLPFVNGGEHIEWAPDISTWTSLAVIVGAMVVATVASLVRLHLSGTTVEHAIQGDDEPATTTAEAAQAENSPEDPRT, from the coding sequence TTCGAGGTCGGCAGCTTCGTCGTCCTGCTGCTCGTCCTCGCCTTCGACCTCCTGATCGTCTACAAGCGGCCGCACATCCCGAGCCCGAAGGAGTCCGCGCTCTGGGTGGCGTTCTACGTCGGCCTGGCGCTGGTGTTTGCGCTGCTCATGCTGCTGATCGGCGACGCCGAGCACGCCGGGCAGTTCCTCGCCGGCTGGCTCACCGAGTACAGCCTGAGCATCGACAACCTGTTCGTGTTCGTGATCATCATGGGCCGGTTCGCCGTGCCCAGGAAGTACCAGCAGGAGGTGCTCATGGTGGGCATCATCCTGGCGCTGGTGTTCCGCGGCGTGTTCATCCTGCTCGGCGCCGGCCTCATCGCCAGCTTCAGCGCGATCTTCTACCTGTTCGGCGCCTTCCTGCTCTGGACGGCGTTCAACCAGGCGTTCGGGAAGCACGACGACGAGGGCGCGCAGGACAGCTGGTTCATCCGCTTCGCCCGGCGCAGGCTCCAGGTCTCCGACCAGTACGAGGGCAACAAGCTGCGCACCACGGTGAACGGCCGGCGGATGTTCACGCCGCTGATCATCGTGTTCCTGGCGCTCGGGACGACCGACCTGCTGTTCGCGCTCGACTCCATCCCGGCGATCTTCGGCATCACGCAGAGCGCGTTCATCGTGTTCACCGCCAACGTGTTCGCCCTGATGGGGCTGCGGCAGCTGTACTTCCTGCTGGGTCACCTGCTGGAGAAGCTCGTCTACCTCAAGTACGGGATCGCGTTCATTCTCGCCTTCATCGGCGTCAAGCTGGTCTTCCACGCCATGCACGAGAACACGCTGCCGTTCGTCAACGGCGGCGAGCACATCGAGTGGGCCCCCGATATCAGCACCTGGACCTCCCTCGCGGTGATCGTCGGTGCGATGGTGGTCGCGACCGTCGCTAGTCTGGTGAGGCTGCACCTGAGCGGCACCACCGTCGAGCACGCCATCCAGGGGGATGACGAACCGGCGACGACGACCGCAGAGGCCGCCCAGGCCGAGAACTCCCCGGAGGACCCACGCACATGA